In bacterium, one DNA window encodes the following:
- a CDS encoding 2-phosphosulfolactate phosphatase, protein MQIHRQQLLTGAAAARDTAIIIDVFRAYTCSSFLLNAGVERVILEEDPERALALKHEHGWLALGEVNGVMVEGFDLGNSPSDIVAAGDKVLRGRTVVQRTSAGVRGAVAAAQHCSQVFVGAFTTAAALAAVVRKLNPAELHIVAMGWNALEPMPEDERCADYIQSLLEPGRPYDHVAAVHGILSHESARKFLRGDKPQFPPTDVTWCLLRDLFPWAIRVERTELGLELRKTPVE, encoded by the coding sequence ATGCAAATCCACCGTCAACAACTGCTGACCGGGGCTGCGGCCGCCCGCGACACCGCGATCATCATCGATGTCTTCCGGGCCTACACCTGCTCGAGTTTCCTGCTGAACGCCGGAGTGGAGCGGGTGATCCTGGAGGAGGACCCGGAGCGCGCCCTGGCGCTCAAGCACGAGCACGGCTGGCTGGCCCTGGGCGAGGTGAACGGGGTGATGGTGGAGGGTTTCGACCTGGGCAACTCGCCCAGCGACATCGTGGCGGCCGGGGACAAGGTCCTTCGCGGACGCACCGTGGTGCAGCGCACCTCGGCCGGGGTGCGCGGCGCGGTGGCCGCGGCGCAGCATTGCAGCCAGGTGTTTGTCGGGGCGTTCACCACCGCCGCCGCCCTGGCGGCCGTGGTGCGCAAGCTGAACCCGGCGGAGCTTCATATCGTGGCCATGGGCTGGAACGCCCTGGAGCCGATGCCCGAGGACGAGCGCTGCGCCGACTACATCCAGTCTCTGCTGGAGCCGGGCCGGCCCTACGACCACGTGGCCGCGGTGCATGGCATCCTGAGCCACGAGAGCGCCCGCAAGTTCCTGCGCGGCGACAAGCCCCAGTTCCCGCCCACGGATGTCACCTGGTGCCTGCTGCGCGACCTGTTTCCCTGGGCCATCCGGGTGGAGCGCACCGAGTTGGGCCTGGAGCTGCGCAAGACGCCGGTGGAGTAA
- the acpS gene encoding holo-ACP synthase: protein MLEKGSLPPGLSVLGLGVDTVEVDRIRDALEARSGARFERRVFTAAEVVYCRSKADPYPHFAARFAAKEAVMKALGTGWTAQVNWTGIEVVHGERGKPLLRLNDQTAEFARGLGLADSHLSLSHDRVRAVAVALLLRA, encoded by the coding sequence ATGCTGGAAAAAGGGTCTTTACCGCCCGGGCTTTCAGTCCTGGGCCTGGGGGTGGACACGGTGGAGGTGGACCGTATCCGCGACGCGCTGGAGGCGCGCTCCGGGGCGCGGTTCGAGCGGCGGGTGTTCACCGCGGCGGAGGTGGTTTACTGCCGTTCCAAGGCCGACCCGTACCCGCATTTCGCGGCCCGTTTCGCGGCCAAGGAGGCGGTGATGAAAGCCCTGGGCACCGGCTGGACCGCCCAGGTGAACTGGACCGGGATCGAGGTGGTGCACGGCGAGCGGGGCAAACCCCTGCTGCGGCTCAATGACCAGACCGCCGAGTTTGCCCGCGGCCTCGGCCTGGCCGATTCGCACCTCTCGCTCAGCCACGACCGGGTGCGCGCCGTGGCCGTGGCCCTGCTGCTGAGAGCCTGA